The Drosophila simulans strain w501 chromosome 3R, Prin_Dsim_3.1, whole genome shotgun sequence genome contains the following window.
CTTCAGATCGGCATCCAGCTTGGTCATGATGAACTCGCAAAGGACGCAGGTGGGCGGCTCCTTGATGCTAGACAGCTTGTTGTCCTGGTGCGGCAGAGCAATCACGTCGTACTTCAAAGCCTCATCAACTTCGACTGCGTCACCAAAATGTAATTCATAAGTTTAAACGCATACATAACGTAGCTCTAGATTTTAATACTCACGATCATACAGATCAGCCAGAACGCACATTCCCAACTCCGTGCAGATAAGCTTGGGATCCATTTCCTTTAACAGCAGATCGGCGATCTTATCGCCGTACTTGTCGATAACCTTGTGGCATTTAGCGTTCACTGGCTTCCTCATCCGGTCGCAAGACTCCTCCAGGATATGCTTGATGCTGTCCCTAGTGGGGTGCTTGCCCATACGCTTCTCCAAGGTCTTAACCAACTCCTCGCAGATCAGGCAGTTGGGAGCAGCGGTGAATCCTGAGTCGAAGGCCAGCTGAGGGGGCAGCTCCTCCAGGGACTCAATGCCATTGAAGCTGATTTCCTCACTGCTGGACTTGTCCTCACCATCGACATCGTCCTCCAGCGAAATGCCCAAGTCGCTGAGAGCGTTAGTGGTCTTTGGGCAGAGCTTCAGTTGCACGCAGATCTCCTGCGGCTTAAAATCTGTGATCAGCATGTCGATCAGCTCATTGGAATAGGTGTTCACGAAGTCTACGCATTCTTCCTTTATCTCGTTGGGCAGATGGCTGCAAAGGCCATTTAGAACCTTTTTGATGTTATCCTTGGACTTGTTGTCGCGGATCTTCATCTGGGCCTGCTCAACGGCAAAGAGGCACAGAGGGCAAGTTGGGTGATCCTGCTCatcgctggctggctggatgaaCACTTCGACATCGTCCTTCTTGGGCAGATTCTTCGGGCACATCTGCATGAGGGGGCACACGTCACGGGGATTCAGTCCTTGGACGAGCAGAGCTATCACAGCATCGCCATACATCTCCACGAAGTTGCGGCATTGACCGGCAACTCCCGAGGGTAGCTTGGCGCAAATATTCTCCACGGTGTGCTTGATCTCGTCATCCGTGGAGGGGGTAGCCAGAGTCTCCTGAATGAAGTGCAGCATGTACTCACAGAGCGTGCACAGCTCTCCACCCTCGACCAAAGCTCCGGGGTTAGCTGCACCCATTAGGTGATCAATGGGCAACTGCATGTCCAGGATCTCTTTCTGGCTGAACTTCGGCTCACTGGCTCCCAGTTGCTTCTTCTCGTGCTTCTCCAGCTTCTCGATGGTGATCTTCACCTGAGCCGGCTCAATAACAGGCAGCAGCGGCATGATTGGGATATCCTTCATTGAGGAGGCGGAGTTCTTCTGGCAAATGCCAATCATGCAGCAGGCTCCATTGGCATCTAACTTGTTAACCAGAGTCTCGTAGATCACATGGTAGTATTGGTCGACAATGCTAAGACACTCGTCCTTGAATCCCTTTGACTGCTTGCAGAATGCTTCCATAACTTGCTTGAACTCCGTTTCAGTGGTGTTGGCCACCAACACGTCGCGCAGGTGCTTAACCAGTTGCTCGCATAGTTCGCAGGGAATATCATCGCCGGCATCCAAGGCAACCAGGGCTTCTTGTGGTTGCTTTTCCTCTTCATGCTGGTGATATTTGGAGGCACACACTCCGGACACATGGCACACGGCATCCGTGGTCAAGTGCTTGCTCACATGGTCGTAGATATCATTAAAATAGGTGAGCACAATGTTGGCACAGGCGTCTGAGAAACTGGATAGCGATCCGCACATATGAAGCATCGTTTCCACCATGTCATCGCGATCGGTAGCCGCGAATTTCGAGTGCATCAGACGGGAAAGCAGGTTGCAGTTGCCGCAGGAAAGTTGGTTGGGCTGCATGGCCAACTCGGTCTCCTCGGAGCTGTCATCTTCATCCTGGACGGTTCCATCAAGACCAGCCTGAATGCCATTCTTGAACATTTCGTCGATGCGAGCACTGTTGCAAAGTCCGGCCACAGAGCAAACTTGCTGAGGATTGAAGGAAACAATTTTAGATATCAATAAGAGGTTGAGGATGATGTGTTGTGGAGGTGAAAACTCACATCAGGATTCATCTGCGAGGCCAGGGCCTCGACCAACTCGGGCAGGAAGTCATCGGCCACCTTGATGCACTCCTTCTGGATCGGCTTGATCGGAATCAGCTTGCAGGAGCCCTCGAAGACCTCCTTCAGCTCCTCCTCTGTCTCGTTGCTCTTCAGCTGGTCGCGGGCCTGAGTAACCATGTCCTTGCATATCTTGCAGATGGAGTCCGTGTCCACCGGCACCTTTTGGGTTTCCCAAACGGTTTGGATGCAATGGCGGGTGGCACGACATTCCTTGGAGTTGCTGGAAAGGAAACAGACATAAAGTAAGCAAACTCTCTTTGCTGTTAAGATAAACCCATCAGAGTAAGTCCCACAGTCGGATTGTAAGCTGATTGTGCGAAATGCCACTGTTCGGATCAAATGACCCGCATTCGTAATCGAGTGGCCAAGTCAGAATCGACGAGTCAGCAAAGACCAGAGTCCACTAAAAAGGGAGTAGCCCTATCCACTTTAAGAATGCACCCGCAGCTCACATGATTATGTTGGGTCTTCAATATATACAACGGAGCAATGAGTGGtaatatttcgattttttacATCCGAGACGGAACGAAATGATACCACTCTTCTGTTTAATAATCACCAAGCTTATGCTGACTACATCAAAGCCTATATCATCGCATATGAGCAAATATAATAGCATTTAAAGCCCTGATACTAAGAGCATTTTACCCACTTTGATGGAAAGAAACCCTATATTTGTTCAATATAAATCGATTTGACTGATTCGAACGGAAAGTGCTAATTTCTATAAACATGAAGAGACGTCTGCGGTGGAATCACCAGGAATACCAAACAAAAGCGtctaaaaagcaaaaatcagCACTGATAAGCACGGAAATAAacagtacatatgtatgtatgatatATCTGGACGTATCCACGTATATATTATTCACTTGGCTGCGCATTCACAGATattgttttttgaattttcaacAGCAATGGCGacgtttttaatttttgacaCTCTGCAGTTTTTCGCAGTTAATTGAGAAACAAAGAAACGGTTAAGAGCCAGAAATGGCGGATTTTCCTggccatttaaaaataaatcaatcaataaaCAAAGGAATTACGACCAGCGATAAGGGATGAGTGCTTAACAAATGTTTTCCGTTGCCTATTGATCGTTTTTACTCTATTAATGATGCAGTCCATGTAAAGTTTGATTGTAAGTTGATCGTGGTGTTACATATGTACAGTATAGCCTCTGTAAGATGATCCCCTGTGGCCGCAATGCAATATCACTCCATTGAGGAATTTACAATGGTCAATGAGTAAGGCTTGGATAAGGGTTTCAGGTGCGGGTCATTGTGACTGTGTTAAGTGCTTAGAAGTTGCACTTTCGGATGTTTCCCTGTACTCATCATACGCCTGAGGGATTAGTCAGAATCCGTTGATAAGGAACAACTGTTGCCGCTTGCAGCGAATTAACAATGATAAACAAAGCAATCATGTGGTTTGTTTGGCGGCGCagggaaagggaaagggaGCTGTTTCAAAACGATCTGCTCCTATGGATTACTCATGCATATAATCGTGTCGATAAAGTTGTGCCCCCTACGAGCGCTTAACTTTGCCGTCTAAATATTCCGACTGGCGGTActgttaatttgatttaaagcGAATGTGCGGACAAAGGAAATCCAGAAATATGGGATATGGAGGCAGAGAGCATTGCGAAAagtgcactcagagaaaagaTCGAATCTGTAAAACAATACAACGCAAAATAAGGGGACGCAATTAGAGCGGCACTAGTGTTAAGTTTGCAATAACAGGGGTTATCGGCGAATAGAGCTATGTAGAACAAAGTGATTCGATTTCCGATTCGAGTGATAGTCTTATCGGCGCAGAGAACAAAAACAGACGAGTCTTTGCTGCAAACAATGGGCAAGTGAGGCGGAGAAATAATATCGCTATGCGGAGCGGGGTTAAGAGAGGTTAGCTTTTCGCCTTCGAGAACTTTGCAGTGTTCGATGACCAAGCGATTTATCCGAATATACCGTTTAttttgccacccactttcccgCACTCACCTGAAATTTCCGCACCAGTAGGAGGGTCCCCAGGTGCACTTGCTGGAGCccaaaaggggcgtggcagcggcgAAGGCGCCTGcaagaaagcaaacaaacaaagagaGCAACGGTTGAGGAACAGAGTGCACAGCGCGAATACGCAATAAGCTATGACTAAACTATTATTGTGGTTCCCTTTCGACGTCGCTTTTCGCACTTTTCTTCTGCACTCACCGAAGGCGCAGCACAGTGCCAAAACGGCCAAGAGGCCTGCTCTCTCCATTTTCCCGGTTTTAACTGTACTTCTTAAATGTCGGCGGAGATAGTCCTCTATTTGCAGCTACGTATTTATTTCTGAACGAAGACTGAAGTGCAATTGCAACGATTggttaaattttttatttgtctgcAGTGTGGCCGCAGTCTGATCCCTCAAATATATACCGTAGCGATATAATAGTGCGACCAGTCAGCGATTGGactattttcaaattaattaaacgatAGTTTTGGGAAGAGCTTGTGGAGTAAGACTTGGATAATGCTTTTAGCATGAAACCAACCCAGTGTAGACTTAGCAATCAGGGCGGAGCATGGACTCGAACCGCGCTCTGTTAATAACAGAGAGCTGATTTTACCTTtcaaaaagccataaaaaccgCCGAGGAAGCCATAATAAAATGGGGTCAGGAAATCATTTAacttaaaatgttataataaataattaagtaaatatGAGAATTTGACCAACTATCTGCAGGATGTTAAGTACTTTGagtacttaaatatataatgtcTTTGAAATTATAACTTCAATTATCGTAGAAGGAAATTATTGCTCTTAAAGTCggaacaatttattaaatcactcactcactcaacAAACAAAGCCTTCGCCACCCGCAAATGCCGCACAGCGTATTTATAATCGATTGCAATCCGCagatttaattacatattgCCGCGGCAAAACTATGACAATAACCATCAGCGATGTTCTTGAACTTAGCGCGGTTATTAATACGCCCCTTTTTGCCCAGCCCCATCGCTTAACCCCCCTTGGCCAACTGTGCGACGTGAACTAGCAGAGGCACATGATTAAATTCTATTGTAATTGCGGGTTAATTGATGTGAGCCTGCCCAGATGTAAAGCTAGCAGGCATAAATGTTGGGGAAAATGCATCTCACTCGTAATGGCCGGCCAGTAGATTTTTCTCGCGATGCCTATCGGCGTGTAATTCTCGATTCCGAGGTGCGTATCAAGATCTGTGTGAGAATCGTCTGAAGATACATTCGCAAAGAATGCCAGACACATTCTCACAGCGATTGAAAGTCGAGGTCACCTGGTGGTGTTTGGCCAacgaaatgccaaatgcaagCGCCGATCGGGCCAATACGGCCATAACATGGCTATATCTGTGTCAAAACCAACGATTTGGCCGTTCAGGGGCTTAGAAGGAAACCTGAAACCTGTCGTGTTGACCGTGGATTGCAACGCCTGCCGTGCATTTCGGTTCTTTGACGGAGATTAACCCGCTGAGGCCTGGCTGAAATACTTTGTACTTAGAACCaaatattttggaaatattaaattgtactagattaaattggaattgaaTTTAAGCCTTATGTGACCTTAAGCAAGGCACTATGGGGCAGTAGAGGGTTAATTGCAGCCAGACACTGCACTTGACACTTGTTGAAGTCTGGCTGCGAGATTGATATTATGGCAATTGAGTGGACCGCCAAAGAACAAGTAATCAAGTTCAACAGTGAAGGAAATTTAGGCAATTAACACGCTTATAAGTAAAGCAGTAAATCATTGGACTAACGTTTAATTTCGGAGTTTCAAGAGCGAGATAATTTTCTGCTTTTATCCGCTTTTTATgtctttcataaatttgtttactctAGAAGCGACTGCGCTTGGGTCTTTGAATTTAAAGCCAAATTATAACCGGACAAAGTACAAAGTACGCCTTTTATTCCCCCCCAactaacttggccaaaaatcaGGTTCGGAAAGAATTAAATGCATCCACAAGAGTGAAATTTCCGGCAGTTCACACGCGCCAGATAAAATCGAGGCTCGAGATACATATTGTGTTGCGTGACCCGCGGAGAGATTGGTAACAACTCTAATTGCCGCGATTGCCAAGTGCGTCACATAAGGCCCGTCTAATGGCtaattgttttatggccacttGGGCTGACCTCTTGGGCAATTTCCCTTTCCCTACCCATGAAATCCGCCCGAAACTCCGAAACAGTTACTTCGGGGTAGTCGTTTTGGAGATCAGAGAACGGAGCTCACTAACTACTGGCTCACCATGCGGAAATGAACTTGACCTTATCGAGGGGCTAAAAGACCGCTAGCCACAGCCAAATGCCAGCTAATCAATTCAGCCACAACTGCTGGCCATAATAATTTGTGAGTCAAATCTTCAAATACTGTCTATAATGGCTATAAACGAACGAAACCCCCACCAATAAcaaagcagcaacagttgaAGTTATAGTTAAGATCTACAACTCTTTTATAGCTGACTTCGGGCGAAGGCTTCTCGACTGCTGCTCTTCTTCCGCACGTAGTCCGTCCAGCATCCAGATCAAGTTCAGGTGTGGACTTGGCCATACAGATGCAGTCTAGCTGGGTTAGAAGCACCAAGCCTCGGAAACTTTGACCCATTGAACTGCTTTGCGTGAGACTTCGCTCATGATTTGTTTATGGCAAACCAAACACGTTTGCCACGCTTATTTTGAATCGATAAAAAGTGAATAAACCACACACTCGCGTAGAAATGTCAACAACCGTTAACCGGTCATTATTAGGtaaatctaaaaaaattaagcatCCTGATAAGAAAGTGTATTACTTCATGTAATAAAGAATTTCActcaaaaatcaaaacaaaaatttggaTTCTTCTAGGTAAGTTGAACTCATGTATTAACTTGGTTATTAGTTGTAGAAGATTACtatctaaatttatttttcagttcTGTGTGTCAATGAAGTCACATATTGATATTGTAATCTATTGGTGGTACTTATCAGAACTTATCACTAAAGACGTGCCATGGAAATGATGGTCATCTAATTCAAGCCTTCTTTCTTGTCTTTCTGCACTGTTGAAAACTTGACTAAGCAGGAAGATGAATGAATACCACTCGTATCGTGTTGTGCCCTTGATCTTGAAAACAGTAGAGGACGGCCGGCCCTCCGCATTAAGATACTCACCGCCTATTAGCACCGACATGCGAGATGCTCGGATATCGGATTCGGATCCGCTGCAAATCAGTCATGGATCGACTGCACGTAGGCATATTATCATCGACATAGTCCAGTAGCAAACCGAAAGCCACATCAAAACAAAGAGCATCGCAGCACAGCCGCTTTGGAGGGGAAGCCCCCGAGATACTTGAGTCTTTAAGAGCGATGTTCTCTGTGTTGTGCTCTAATCTGCTGTGGAATTGCATGACTATATAAAGTAAACAGAAATACGCAGAATTAGATGATAAAATGGTTAAATGAAAACAGAAGTGGTTTTGAGCAGTGACTTGGCGCTTTTTCCCCGCGAAGCTGTTAATTCTTCTTTAATTAAAGAACGAGTCGCTCGCCGGCTTCTTCCACTTCCTAGACATTATTTTCAGTCTCCGGGTTTCGTAATCACTCGGCTTCCTAGCCATAAAGTCGATTGTAATGCGCCATCGATTTCATAGAAATTGGTTACAAAAGACTTTTGCTATGTGGTGTCTGACCTTTCGATTGAACTCTTCGAAAGGCTTCGTATTTTGGTATGCAAAAGTGTGTTTAGAATTCTAGACTGGGGACTTCAGGTCCGGTTCTATAATATATTTAccgtgccaaaaaaaaaaggtattatATTTCTGGGATTATGTCACAATCTCTGGATGTGCCGGGAGCTCCTCTTTAGTCTTTAGTTATGCATCAGTAAGACAAGGTTCTATGGGCTCCGTTGGAACAGGTTCCTTGGTTtacaaaatagaaaacagAAACGAAACCCAAAACGCAGACGGcgaaataatattaattttgttagCTAGGAACCCAAAACGAGTTACGCTGGTTCCAACTCGATCTTCATCAATAAGAACGGGCACGAGTTTGAATGGTGACGGACACTAGGAGACTTCCTCCTAACCTTGGGTTACATTTAACAGGCGGCAGTCAATCGGATCTCGATCTCGATCCGATCTCCACCTCGAGCTATCGCTAATTGTCCAAGAATCTTCTGACTCACGAAGGTTGCGTCTACCCATAACTTCGGTGACTGAAACCCTCGAATCAAACGCTCCCATTATTAAGTGTCTACTAGCGGACATGACAGTGCGTTTAAgcttgttttaattgcactcTTATAATGAGATCCGAACCTGCAGTTAATGAGCGATCGTAGAATCGAGCGGCTTTATCCCAGTGCCAACCTTCTTGCAAAAAGCTAGCCAAGGCTGTCTGGCGATGTCTGGCTATGTCTGGGCGGAACTCAACCTCCGATCCAATCCTATAACTTTCAATAGACTTCAAAAAGGGTTGACAAGTAAACGCCCCTCTTTGCCGATTGACTATGATGAGATCTTTCAGCTTTGAAGTTTGCCATTCAGGCACAAGGGCGAGATACAAAAGCGCTTAGTAAGAAATTATGCGAATCAATAGGTTGGGTAAGACGAAGATATACTGCTCTTAccaattcaatttttgatatacgaaaaccaaaatttaTGGTGTGCCATACTACAACCACACCGAGAAGAGGTTCTACTGGTATTTTCATAACATTTCACACTAGTGATGCTATATCGATTAATAAAAAGAACAGATTTAGTTCaagttcaatttaaattgcttttgagACCACCACGTATTTGCATAGAAACACGTTTAAGCCAACATCTGCATTCGAAAACAGGTATAATGAAATAATACATTTCCCTTTTGGCACAGCTTTCTTCAGCATTGACAAACTTCGAATTGGAACTGAAATGCCCTAGGGGCTAAAAAGTACCAAACGTCACATATGAAATCGTAATCCAAACTGCAGCGATTTGTAGGTCCCATAAACAGTGGAAAGGCCCAGTCATCTAGGCAACAATGCGACTGCAGTCGcttgttttggccacttttttGCCCCCtctttgtatgtgtgtgtctatCGCTGTTACCACTACTGGCGCTATTACCAGCCCGGCTAAGAGATCGAGATACTCACGAATACTGGCGCAGATACTCAGCCTCAGATACAAATGCGATTCAAAGCCGAGTTCGCGAGACGAGAGCTCGAAACCCGAAACGCTTGGCCCGAAATTTTTAGCacttctttttaaatttttgtgcAATCTCGGTTTTTCGGTTAGTTGTCTATTGGAGTTCGCAGCGCTTGAATCGCCGGGTCCGGGTTCGAATCTCCGTGCGATAaggatatacatacacatagcGAATAGAAAGTGAAGTTAACGCTGAGACTGAACGCCTGTAGATCTGTGGATACTCCGCGAAGATGTCCTCGAAAGTGATAACCTCGTTAATGGCCGAGAGCATACTGCTCTCGAAAGTGGGCCAAGTGATATCCGGCTACTCCCCGATCACGGTTTTCCTCCTGGGATCCATTCTAATTTTCCTCGTGGTCTACAACAAGCGCCGCTCCCGACTGGTGAAGTACATCGAAAAGATCCCGGGACCTGCGGCCATGCCCTTCCTGGGCAACGCCATCGAAATGAATGTGGATCACGACGGTGAGTGCTCGGAGTCACAAATTCTTACGGCCGCTGTGGGTGCTCCAGTTAGTGATATTGACCCTGAGTCATTCTCTGATTGCTAGGGCAAACAATCGCCGACGAACAGGTGCTAATTTCTGTGATCAGCTCCCAACGAGGCAGTCATCCACGTCCCGAAATAATTCGAATATCTGTTAAAGACCAGTGTTAATGAACTTTACTTTCCGAAATTCCGAATTTGCGATCTTCACTTTCGTTGCGGAGGATGGCGTGTCCAAGATTTTGGTCAAGTTCGTGGTCTCCTTAGAGCCAACTGCTAATTGATTTATAGAACCGCAGGGGCAAACATGTCAAAATGCGAAAACCTGTTGAAAATTAGATTGCAATAAGCtgtgatttatgcattttctGTTCCTCTTTGTTTAGTCGTCCGGCGGAgcacataatttaattaacaaattttgtatttgtttgcgATACGCCACATCGTCGATTGGAGGCAAATAAAACGTGAAATAGTCGCCGGGACAAGGGGCAATTGAGCGTGCAGTTTTGGCATAattctaatgaattttaatagCTGGAAAGTTTCGGTGGAGAAGAGGTACCAgcctttaaataattttactaCGCAAACCAGTCGAATTACGTCTGATCTCGATATAAGGCCGGATCCGTCGACTTTCACCGGACAAAGGGTAATTTAACCCGCTATTTCACACGCAATTTACGTGAATTTGTTTGCTCATCCCAAAAACAATTACCGAATATGAAGAATCGACGCCGAAACAGCAGCCAGAAGCCGCTCATAAATCACTCACATAACAAGCACGCCAAACACTCGGCGCAGTGATAAAAATAGCCATAAACTGCGAACAGACTGGGCTCAGAGCTTAAGGCCCAGAAAAAGATAAAGAAGAAAAGGTCCAAAGCGGACTTGATCTTGACACTGAATGGCATAATATTGCCATCGTAATTGGACCCGGCTTGACTCGGATTCTCAATCGATCGATCGAGGGACTGATTAATTCGCATTCCGCGGATCCGGCGTTTTGCAACCTCCCCCCTTTCGCAGACAAAGcgaattaacataaatttcaatgcgGAAGAgccagatacaagatacaagatacaagtTCGAATTCGAATTCGGCTCTTGGCCACTGCAGTGGATTCGTGTAGGAAATGGATTTGATAAACGTATGAAAAATTGCTACTCATTCGATGGGTGCTAAGCCCCAAtggattcgattcgtttcCGTTTCGTGTTCTTTGTCTTTGTCTTCGTGGTTGTGGAGCCCCAATCAAGTTTTGGATACTTAATTTGGGGGTTCTATGGGTTCTCTCAATGCTCCTCGTCTAGCCCAATTAGCATTTACATTTAACAGATTTACAACCTGCTTTGATTGTCTCGAAAAGAACCTTAGAAACCCGTTTGATTAGGCAGAGAAATGCCTTGCTAATTCGTGCCATCAACAACATCCAAAACTTTAAGGTCGCGataaaatcaaaagacttGCTCAAGAATATTTCTGCCAAGGCAAGCGAGCAACTTGCATATAATTTATGGACCGATTAGCAGGCAGtgagttttattaattttttataatttaatttaagaacGAATCTCGAAATGGCAGCCGACTGTTTGCCTGCGCAATTACGAGGCTTTTGTTAAGTgctaaaaactgaaaataaaatgaaaaatgaaatatgatgTTGCAGCAACTCGGGCTGAAGGTCAAGCGGTTCTTGATCGCGTACATTTTCCAAGATACCTCGGGCTGTTGAAGAGGCAGCTCGGCAACATTTGGAGTGGAATGATGTGGAGTGTTGCCAAGGCTCAAACGGGTTTCCAGTTCTGAGTTTTCAGAGTTCTGCTGCCAACAAAACGGGGGTCACggatttttttcaagtgcctGTGGGTGTTTCGGGGGTTCGTTTTGGCCTCTGCGCGATCTGGTAACTGCTTTTTAATCTGCACTACCAATGTCAGCCAAGAAATTGTGACAATCGCAAATTATACCAAATTGCCTGCGTAATCGCAGTCTACCCAAATGACACACATCTACAAAAATCTGTTGCGAAGGGAAATCCATGAGGTAGGGTAGCAAAATGCGCCTAGCGTAATGTAAATAGGTTTGTTTCCATAGGTGATACGACCTCTTGAGTTTCAAATGAAACAGCGAAGGTGTGCCGACTTAGACTTGGCTAAGGTTTAATCACACACTTTTCCCTTTTAGCAATCGAGAGCGATCTTTGTTCTTGGCAAAATCCCACAACACTTTCACTTAGTAATGTAATTCCCATATTACCACTTCAAATTCAATTCGCTAGGATATAGGTTCTGCcacatttataataaaaatcataaaaaataattcatattaTGGTGTTTTATGGACCCAAACATGTCTAAAATTACCTTAAGTAATTACACGAATTCGTAGACCTGGTTGATAATGGAGTGACCCCTAGAGCGGCAAAAGAGATTGCATGAAAAGTGATTTCTTTTGGACAGATCGACATTCGCTGGCCAAGCTCCAACTTCCGATGAAAGAGCGGCCCAGAGTCCCTCCGTTTCTCACCTGAGAAATGCCCCACCTGATGGTCGCGAAATAGCGATTCGCTTTTCGGGCGGTGGGGTTACATAAAATCATTATTAGAGACAGAGATTGCTGAATGGCCGCGCATCGCTGTTTGCGTTGTGTGTTTCatcttttaattaatgcaacaCACATGAGCTGCGGCGACACATAAACATGTTTACACGGTCTTGTCTATGAGTAACGTGTTTTGGCCAGAGTTTCGGCCGAGAAGAGCCCGGCTTATTAACTGGGCCACAAAGAAAGCAATTGAGGCGACCTTCATGGGGTCGGCGAAGGGGCAGCAGCGAACGCGAAATAATTACTCTGACATCTGGGAAATGTgcaaatacataaaataacaaactatTT
Protein-coding sequences here:
- the LOC6730279 gene encoding uncharacterized protein LOC6730279, producing MERAGLLAVLALCCAFGAFAAATPLLGSSKCTWGPSYWCGNFSNSKECRATRHCIQTVWETQKVPVDTDSICKICKDMVTQARDQLKSNETEEELKEVFEGSCKLIPIKPIQKECIKVADDFLPELVEALASQMNPDQVCSVAGLCNSARIDEMFKNGIQAGLDGTVQDEDDSSEETELAMQPNQLSCGNCNLLSRLMHSKFAATDRDDMVETMLHMCGSLSSFSDACANIVLTYFNDIYDHVSKHLTTDAVCHVSGVCASKYHQHEEEKQPQEALVALDAGDDIPCELCEQLVKHLRDVLVANTTETEFKQVMEAFCKQSKGFKDECLSIVDQYYHVIYETLVNKLDANGACCMIGICQKNSASSMKDIPIMPLLPVIEPAQVKITIEKLEKHEKKQLGASEPKFSQKEILDMQLPIDHLMGAANPGALVEGGELCTLCEYMLHFIQETLATPSTDDEIKHTVENICAKLPSGVAGQCRNFVEMYGDAVIALLVQGLNPRDVCPLMQMCPKNLPKKDDVEVFIQPASDEQDHPTCPLCLFAVEQAQMKIRDNKSKDNIKKVLNGLCSHLPNEIKEECVDFVNTYSNELIDMLITDFKPQEICVQLKLCPKTTNALSDLGISLEDDVDGEDKSSSEEISFNGIESLEELPPQLAFDSGFTAAPNCLICEELVKTLEKRMGKHPTRDSIKHILEESCDRMRKPVNAKCHKVIDKYGDKIADLLLKEMDPKLICTELGMCVLADLYDLEVDEALKYDVIALPHQDNKLSSIKEPPTCVLCEFIMTKLDADLKNKTEQDDIKRAIEAVCNRLPATVRKQCDAFVDGYASAVLKLLSDVPPKQVCQKLQLCFSVAVTDEVVECGVCHGVTQALLPFLREKKDDESEVTALQMTSVGCENLPAKYYKICSEMISIYGNSIKNLAKRSYIDQSHICAEIGKCFDSEKSSLAFARISA